The following are encoded in a window of Brevibacillus sp. DP1.3A genomic DNA:
- a CDS encoding amino acid ABC transporter permease: MIIDIFLSSYPLFLKATWLTVQLTAVALMLGCVVGLVIAFFRISDSKALNYIAHTYITVIRGTPLIVQICILYFGLANMVTLSQFWAGAIALAVHNGAYIAEIFRGSIQSIDRGQMEASRSLGMSYPLAMRRIILPQAFRRAIPSLGNQFIIGLKDSSLVAYVGMQDLWGTGLGEAASNYKQLETYMVVGLYYLVLIMIFSYFVNKLEARLATGKAPKKQTKDNSSVAA, encoded by the coding sequence GTGATCATTGATATTTTCCTATCCAGTTATCCCCTTTTTCTTAAAGCGACATGGCTCACGGTTCAGTTAACGGCAGTTGCCCTGATGCTCGGTTGTGTGGTAGGTCTTGTCATCGCCTTTTTCCGGATATCCGATTCCAAAGCATTGAACTACATCGCGCACACCTACATTACCGTCATTCGCGGAACGCCATTGATCGTACAAATTTGTATTCTGTACTTTGGCTTGGCGAATATGGTCACGCTGTCGCAGTTTTGGGCAGGGGCCATCGCGCTGGCCGTTCATAACGGTGCGTATATTGCGGAAATCTTCCGCGGCTCCATCCAGTCAATCGACCGCGGGCAAATGGAAGCGTCTAGGTCACTCGGAATGTCGTACCCGTTGGCGATGCGCAGAATCATTTTACCGCAGGCGTTCCGTCGGGCGATCCCATCGCTTGGCAATCAATTTATTATCGGATTGAAGGATTCATCGTTGGTCGCCTACGTAGGGATGCAAGATTTATGGGGAACCGGTCTCGGTGAAGCAGCTTCCAACTACAAGCAGCTCGAGACGTACATGGTTGTCGGTTTGTACTATCTCGTACTGATCATGATCTTCTCGTATTTTGTTAACAAGCTGGAAGCGCGGCTGGCTACAGGAAAAGCCCCCAAAAAACAAACGAAAGACAATAGTAGCGTGGCAGCGTAA
- a CDS encoding ABC transporter substrate-binding protein, which produces MKKRAKWSGILLSTVLVGSLLLSACGSQESAPATGGQASGDGGKKDFTYAMSGVYKPFSFKENGQLTGFDVEIGQALAEKMGMNAMPITNPFETIIPGLDAKKYDAVIGSLTVTPERQKAVLFTNPYYRSGSQIFVQEGNTTIKGKEDLKGKKIGVVKASNYLDWAKKLTDEDKITQYDSDITALLDLPTGRLDAVITDQVVGLRFIKEGGGKVIDVGEPLSFDEQAIAVRLGDQEAVDRINKAMDEIVKDGTYEKISQKWFGRNILQKQ; this is translated from the coding sequence ATGAAAAAACGTGCGAAATGGTCCGGAATTTTGTTGTCCACTGTTCTAGTAGGCTCGTTGTTGCTCTCTGCTTGTGGATCACAGGAAAGTGCACCGGCAACAGGTGGACAAGCTTCTGGAGACGGGGGAAAGAAAGATTTTACGTACGCGATGAGTGGTGTGTACAAGCCGTTTAGCTTCAAGGAAAACGGGCAACTGACTGGCTTTGATGTAGAGATCGGACAAGCGCTGGCAGAGAAAATGGGCATGAACGCAATGCCGATCACCAATCCATTCGAAACGATCATCCCTGGTCTGGACGCGAAAAAATACGACGCTGTCATTGGGAGCTTGACCGTCACACCAGAACGTCAAAAAGCCGTTCTGTTCACCAATCCATACTATCGTTCCGGTTCACAAATTTTCGTGCAAGAGGGTAATACAACGATCAAGGGCAAAGAGGATTTGAAGGGCAAAAAGATCGGCGTCGTGAAAGCATCCAACTACTTGGATTGGGCGAAAAAGCTGACCGATGAAGACAAAATCACTCAATATGATAGCGATATCACCGCTTTGCTCGATCTGCCGACAGGACGTCTCGATGCGGTTATTACGGACCAGGTAGTTGGCTTGCGATTCATTAAAGAAGGCGGCGGAAAAGTGATTGATGTAGGTGAACCGCTCAGCTTTGACGAGCAAGCGATTGCTGTGCGCTTGGGTGACCAGGAGGCAGTGGATCGGATTAACAAGGCGATGGATGAGATTGTCAAAGACGGCACCTATGAGAAGATCAGCCAAAAATGGTTTGGTCGCAATATCCTGCAAAAACAGTAA
- a CDS encoding DUF6463 family protein, translating into MVSGIKRQMGFTLILTGLLHTVVGLFFYAEPLQQIVANGFWNAVGQEEDAAFWFMMFGFLLILLGYMADWLMKKKGMEPPATFGWTILGICVVGVIAMPVSGFWLALPQAGILLRK; encoded by the coding sequence ATGGTAAGTGGGATCAAGCGCCAAATGGGTTTCACTCTTATCCTGACAGGACTGCTGCATACGGTTGTCGGTCTCTTTTTCTACGCGGAGCCACTTCAGCAGATCGTCGCAAACGGCTTTTGGAATGCGGTAGGTCAGGAAGAAGATGCTGCTTTCTGGTTTATGATGTTTGGCTTTTTGTTGATTTTGCTCGGATATATGGCGGATTGGCTGATGAAAAAGAAGGGAATGGAGCCGCCGGCTACCTTCGGGTGGACGATTCTTGGCATATGCGTGGTCGGGGTGATTGCCATGCCTGTATCGGGCTTCTGGCTAGCCTTACCACAGGCAGGCATCCTGCTGCGCAAGTGA
- a CDS encoding amino acid ABC transporter ATP-binding protein produces MIEVKQLVKSFGPLTVLKGVTLTVEEKEVVVLLGASGSGKSTLLRCLNFLEFYDSGEIRIGGQQIDPHKTNLNQFRAEVGMVFQHFNLFPHKTVLENLIEAPVHVKGMNAAEAKQLAYELLKKVNMQDKADVYPDMLSGGQKQRVAIARALAMKPKIMLFDEPTSALDPELVGEVLQVMKQLAKEGMTMIVVTHEMGFAREVADRAVFMHDGQILEQGPPREFFENPQHDRTKQFLGSIR; encoded by the coding sequence ATGATTGAGGTTAAGCAGCTTGTCAAATCTTTTGGCCCGTTAACCGTGTTGAAGGGCGTTACGCTCACGGTGGAAGAAAAGGAAGTTGTCGTCTTGCTTGGAGCCAGTGGTTCAGGTAAAAGTACTTTGCTCCGATGTTTGAATTTTCTGGAATTTTATGACAGCGGAGAAATTCGAATCGGTGGTCAGCAGATTGATCCACACAAGACGAATCTGAATCAGTTCCGCGCCGAGGTCGGCATGGTTTTTCAGCACTTCAATCTGTTTCCGCACAAGACCGTTTTGGAAAACTTGATCGAGGCACCTGTTCACGTCAAAGGGATGAATGCAGCAGAAGCCAAACAATTAGCGTACGAGCTCCTGAAAAAAGTGAATATGCAGGATAAGGCCGATGTCTACCCGGACATGCTCTCCGGTGGACAAAAGCAGCGGGTTGCCATCGCCCGGGCACTGGCAATGAAACCGAAAATCATGCTATTTGATGAGCCTACCTCCGCACTCGATCCCGAGCTTGTTGGTGAAGTGCTACAGGTCATGAAGCAGCTCGCCAAAGAAGGAATGACGATGATCGTAGTGACGCATGAAATGGGGTTCGCTCGTGAAGTAGCAGATCGGGCAGTGTTCATGCACGATGGGCAAATCCTGGAGCAAGGACCGCCGAGAGAATTCTTTGAAAACCCGCAGCATGATCGTACCAAGCAGTTTTTAGGCAGCATCCGGTAA
- a CDS encoding YwqG family protein, which yields MNFLDANNQWTPEFLEHIQTSAKSSIKLTLTKEAATLTDSKVGGKPWLPPQMPYPQDEDGNDYLFIAQINWAQMPRLDGYPASGLTSFFVKEDDTFGLMDQSFQVLHFEEVIDTQEIDPFQPEDPDVYSPVLGGPYKLRGKLESQYVPHRDPQAVNFQLPTDEDEVAYSKYWDLADASGSRIGGYPYFTQGKVNQNGWELLLQLDMEGDNYDYYVSWGDSGVGNFFVRREDLLRLDFSKVSYTWDCL from the coding sequence ATGAACTTTTTAGATGCAAATAACCAATGGACCCCAGAGTTTTTGGAACACATCCAAACATCCGCAAAATCATCCATCAAGCTCACACTGACGAAAGAAGCGGCTACCTTAACGGATAGCAAGGTAGGCGGAAAGCCTTGGCTGCCGCCACAAATGCCATACCCACAGGATGAAGATGGGAACGACTACTTGTTTATCGCACAAATCAACTGGGCGCAAATGCCACGCCTCGATGGCTACCCCGCTAGTGGATTGACCAGTTTTTTTGTCAAGGAGGATGACACGTTCGGATTGATGGACCAATCCTTTCAAGTGCTTCATTTTGAAGAGGTCATTGACACACAGGAAATAGACCCATTTCAACCAGAGGACCCTGACGTGTACAGTCCGGTACTAGGTGGGCCATACAAACTGAGAGGAAAGCTAGAGTCGCAGTACGTCCCTCATCGAGATCCACAGGCGGTGAATTTTCAGCTACCTACCGACGAGGATGAAGTGGCCTACTCGAAATATTGGGACCTCGCCGATGCAAGCGGGTCTCGGATCGGAGGATATCCCTACTTTACCCAAGGAAAAGTGAATCAGAATGGCTGGGAGCTGCTCCTTCAACTTGATATGGAAGGCGACAATTACGATTACTATGTCTCGTGGGGAGATAGCGGAGTGGGCAACTTCTTCGTTCGCAGGGAGGATCTGCTTCGGCTGGATTTTTCAAAGGTTTCGTATACATGGGATTGTCTATAA
- a CDS encoding NADAR family protein — MEHIHDVQSLLKESQKTRVKYLFFWGHSQKETGTIDKSCFSQWYPAAFVEDGITYLTAEHYMMAKKAELFGDLAIRDEILRKNHPKQAKELGRKVHSFDDTVWNANKTAIVRQANLLKFSQHADLKAYLLDTGDRIIVEASPYDRVWGIGMAQDHPHAEQPEKWRGENLLGFALMAVREQLRS; from the coding sequence ATGGAGCACATACATGACGTCCAAAGCTTACTCAAAGAATCGCAAAAGACCAGAGTGAAATACTTGTTCTTTTGGGGACATTCACAGAAGGAGACAGGTACTATCGACAAATCATGCTTCAGCCAATGGTATCCGGCTGCTTTTGTAGAGGATGGCATCACGTACTTGACCGCTGAGCATTACATGATGGCGAAAAAGGCTGAACTGTTCGGTGATCTTGCCATCCGTGATGAAATACTCAGAAAGAACCATCCAAAACAAGCGAAGGAATTGGGACGAAAGGTTCATTCCTTTGACGATACTGTGTGGAATGCGAACAAGACGGCGATTGTACGCCAGGCAAACCTATTAAAATTCAGCCAGCATGCCGATTTGAAAGCTTACCTCTTGGACACAGGTGACCGCATTATTGTCGAAGCGAGTCCTTATGATCGGGTATGGGGGATCGGGATGGCCCAAGATCATCCGCATGCAGAACAGCCCGAAAAGTGGCGGGGAGAAAACTTGCTCGGTTTTGCATTGATGGCAGTCAGGGAGCAGCTGCGTTCGTGA
- a CDS encoding ArsA family ATPase, with the protein MRIIIYTGKGGVGKTSVAAATAVKLAKQGKRTLVLSTDAAHSLADSLGTVIGPDPVSISENLWGQEVNSLRETERNWGAVQGWLTTLLDKAQLTDITTEEMLVFPGMEELFSLLQIKEHAMSGQFDVLVVDCAPTGETLRLLSYPNVLNWWLEKIFPTERKLIKLVRPVAKIVNKVELPSDDVLDSVEQLARGLEEMQRIVLDPEITSVRIVVNPEKMVLAEAKRSFTYLNLFGFNTDAIIVNRVLPDEAGEGFFAHWRELQRKYENEIVENFQPLPILKAPMMPKEVIRLPILEELADIVFGTEDPSAMLYQGRTELIREVDGELHLELMIPFVDKDTLDLTQTGDELTVNAGAYKRKVILPRVLMGRQVTGAKYAEDRLIIRFSAREGAVQH; encoded by the coding sequence ATGAGAATCATCATCTACACCGGCAAAGGTGGGGTTGGGAAGACGAGTGTTGCAGCAGCAACAGCTGTTAAGCTGGCAAAGCAGGGAAAGAGGACGCTCGTACTCAGTACGGATGCCGCACACAGTTTGGCTGATTCATTGGGGACTGTGATCGGACCAGACCCGGTATCAATCAGCGAAAATTTATGGGGCCAAGAAGTAAACAGCTTGCGGGAAACCGAGCGCAACTGGGGGGCAGTACAGGGATGGCTGACAACACTGCTCGACAAAGCACAGCTGACTGATATAACAACGGAGGAAATGCTCGTTTTTCCTGGCATGGAGGAATTGTTCAGTTTGTTGCAGATCAAGGAACACGCCATGAGCGGGCAGTTCGACGTCCTGGTAGTGGATTGTGCCCCCACTGGGGAAACACTGCGTCTGCTCAGTTATCCGAACGTATTGAATTGGTGGTTGGAGAAAATTTTTCCGACGGAGCGCAAGCTGATCAAACTCGTTCGCCCAGTGGCCAAGATCGTCAACAAAGTAGAACTTCCTTCTGATGATGTACTAGACAGTGTCGAGCAGCTCGCTCGAGGGCTAGAGGAAATGCAACGAATTGTTTTGGACCCGGAGATTACATCAGTGAGGATCGTAGTAAACCCAGAAAAAATGGTGCTTGCGGAAGCAAAGCGCTCGTTTACGTACTTGAATCTGTTCGGGTTTAATACCGATGCCATCATCGTGAATCGGGTGCTTCCGGATGAAGCGGGAGAGGGATTTTTTGCCCACTGGCGAGAGCTGCAACGAAAGTATGAGAACGAAATCGTGGAAAACTTTCAGCCGTTGCCGATTTTGAAAGCACCGATGATGCCAAAAGAAGTGATTAGGCTACCCATTCTAGAAGAATTGGCTGATATCGTTTTTGGAACAGAAGACCCATCCGCCATGCTTTATCAGGGCAGGACGGAACTGATTCGAGAAGTGGACGGCGAGCTACATTTGGAGCTGATGATTCCTTTTGTGGATAAAGATACCTTGGATTTAACACAAACAGGGGATGAATTGACCGTAAATGCGGGTGCCTACAAGCGAAAAGTCATCTTGCCACGAGTGTTAATGGGACGACAGGTTACGGGAGCGAAATATGCGGAAGATCGACTGATCATTCGTTTTAGCGCAAGGGAAGGGGCTGTCCAGCATTGA